A DNA window from Streptomyces parvus contains the following coding sequences:
- a CDS encoding CHAT domain-containing protein produces the protein MVQVRLADAGDLHMTWTWARGAQGFGTGYTPGPDVEEAVRALAAVLPGGGAEGMRRAFESGALASSEEERCLSRMLAEALWPPGLTDQIRQVSAQLGRPLMRLQPSPRVAQVPWELLAVDGGDSDVRLIDLVDIATTAPASLRRAGATPTGENPESDTVVLVLDPRVPGFRADSPLGSVLGQPGSDPELLSLVQRRLDAGTVVPSVASPAEAFRRTDLDRDRLGEALRKGARRLMYVGHVSGAPVEGGQSEDVTLHLCCGPQTTGMAEPVRTHRPLSAKDLLLGTLPLRADGLPGAQLWPAPPRVALIACESGGDLRFAESFGLATAMIHNGAQLVTATRWVLPTSFAYHRLAGLPESVRPLTEAVVAVDAAHEDHDPVRHLGAWQRQQLDRWRTDGQIEHSPLLWAALTCIVR, from the coding sequence GTGGTCCAGGTCCGCCTGGCCGACGCCGGTGACCTGCACATGACCTGGACGTGGGCCCGTGGTGCCCAGGGCTTCGGCACCGGGTACACGCCGGGGCCGGACGTGGAGGAGGCCGTCCGCGCGCTGGCCGCGGTACTGCCGGGCGGCGGCGCGGAAGGCATGCGGCGCGCGTTCGAGTCCGGCGCGCTGGCCTCGTCCGAGGAAGAGCGCTGCCTTTCCCGCATGCTGGCCGAGGCGCTGTGGCCGCCGGGCCTGACCGACCAGATCCGTCAGGTCTCGGCGCAGCTGGGCCGTCCGCTGATGCGGCTCCAGCCGTCGCCCCGGGTCGCCCAGGTCCCGTGGGAACTGCTCGCAGTGGACGGTGGCGACAGCGACGTACGGCTGATCGACCTGGTGGACATCGCCACCACGGCCCCGGCGTCGCTACGACGGGCAGGCGCCACCCCGACCGGTGAAAACCCGGAATCGGACACCGTGGTTCTCGTCCTGGATCCCCGCGTGCCCGGCTTCCGCGCCGACTCCCCGCTCGGCTCGGTCCTGGGGCAGCCCGGCTCGGACCCGGAGCTGCTGTCTCTCGTACAGCGCAGGCTCGACGCGGGCACCGTCGTACCGTCCGTCGCCTCCCCCGCCGAGGCCTTCCGCCGTACCGACCTCGACCGCGACCGGCTGGGCGAGGCGCTGCGTAAGGGTGCCCGCCGTTTGATGTACGTCGGTCACGTCAGCGGCGCTCCCGTCGAGGGCGGGCAGAGCGAGGACGTCACCCTCCATCTGTGCTGCGGCCCCCAGACCACGGGGATGGCCGAACCGGTGCGCACCCACCGTCCTTTGTCCGCCAAGGACCTTCTCCTGGGCACACTCCCGCTGCGCGCGGACGGCTTGCCGGGCGCCCAGCTCTGGCCCGCGCCGCCGCGCGTCGCGCTGATCGCCTGCGAGAGCGGCGGCGATCTCCGCTTCGCCGAATCCTTCGGCCTGGCGACGGCGATGATCCACAACGGCGCCCAGCTGGTCACCGCCACCCGCTGGGTGCTCCCCACCAGCTTCGCCTACCACCGGCTGGCCGGTCTGCCGGAGTCTGTACGGCCGCTCACGGAAGCCGTGGTCGCCGTGGACGCGGCCCACGAGGACCACGACCCCGTCCGCCATCTCGGCGCCTGGCAGCGACAGCAGCTCGACCGGTGGCGCACCGACGGCCAGATCGAGCACTCGCCCCTCCTCTGGGCCGCTCTGACCTGCATCGTCAGGTGA
- a CDS encoding DUF3592 domain-containing protein, with the protein MDMQKLFGLWWTVPAGLALVGYACSLAGLTRPQRAVWVTARVVEVHPPGHGESGTHGIPVTIVYQDPGTGREFRLRHENKRGDRVLVAWAGQEFPVRFPRRRPERFYLMLDSEGRTSGVGGPNCMVFLLVLGLIVHSFFAWGWQWGLICVGGLLLLVVALCRDGEYVRARAAQLAEGVTVQGRVVAVTRDVHSDAEGGESVSHASVVAFTTHEGVEVTALCTQGIRNIARSLGRDIPLRYAPADPSLLTTDPDHERHERTSQIRFVVSLLVTGIAAIGVGAYCLHHPWPLT; encoded by the coding sequence ATGGACATGCAGAAGTTGTTCGGGCTGTGGTGGACGGTGCCCGCTGGGCTGGCGTTGGTGGGCTATGCGTGTTCGCTGGCCGGGCTGACCCGGCCGCAGCGGGCGGTGTGGGTGACGGCTCGGGTCGTGGAGGTGCATCCGCCAGGACACGGAGAGTCGGGGACCCACGGGATACCGGTGACGATCGTCTACCAGGACCCGGGCACCGGGCGGGAGTTCAGACTGCGGCACGAGAACAAGCGTGGTGATCGGGTGCTGGTGGCCTGGGCGGGGCAGGAGTTCCCGGTCCGGTTTCCGCGGCGGCGGCCGGAGCGCTTCTATCTCATGCTGGACAGCGAGGGGCGGACCTCCGGGGTCGGCGGGCCGAACTGCATGGTGTTTCTGCTGGTGTTGGGTCTGATCGTCCATTCGTTCTTCGCGTGGGGCTGGCAGTGGGGGCTGATCTGCGTCGGAGGACTCCTGCTTCTCGTCGTCGCGCTGTGCCGGGACGGCGAGTACGTCCGCGCCCGCGCCGCTCAACTGGCCGAGGGCGTCACCGTCCAGGGCCGTGTGGTCGCTGTCACCAGGGACGTCCACTCCGACGCCGAAGGCGGCGAGAGCGTCAGCCACGCCTCCGTCGTCGCTTTCACCACCCACGAGGGCGTCGAGGTCACCGCGCTGTGCACGCAGGGCATCCGCAACATCGCCAGGTCCCTCGGCCGTGACATTCCCTTGCGTTACGCGCCCGCCGACCCGTCCCTGCTCACCACCGACCCCGACCACGAACGCCATGAGCGCACGTCGCAGATCCGGTTCGTCGTCTCATTGCTGGTCACGGGGATCGCCGCGATCGGGGTGGGCGCGTACTGCCTCCACCACCCCTGGCCCCTCACCTGA
- a CDS encoding S1 RNA-binding domain-containing protein — MLRAGAWRSSAWSFGVITLRLAFCGRRWACVIPACAAEVSGALGRAGRISGPLGGGSLRAFLLGLRRGATHQGQVQSVHNFGVFVNLDGEPDPCTGFIRIPELSWRWIDHPTDAVTAGQRVVGEIIGIHTRRGQVQLSLKALQEDPLLPFADQAGLVADGIAGLVHNTEFRDEPVEHPSQIVSEGDEITVRIVEVDLVRRRLTLSARNLPQSGKRPI, encoded by the coding sequence ATGCTGCGGGCGGGGGCCTGGCGGTCGTCGGCCTGGAGTTTCGGGGTGATTACTCTGCGTCTGGCGTTCTGCGGCCGTCGGTGGGCGTGCGTGATCCCTGCTTGTGCTGCTGAGGTCTCAGGGGCACTCGGTCGGGCGGGGCGGATCTCCGGCCCCTTGGGTGGAGGCTCTCTGCGAGCGTTTCTTCTCGGCCTTCGGCGCGGCGCAACACACCAAGGCCAGGTGCAGAGCGTCCACAACTTCGGTGTGTTCGTGAACCTCGACGGCGAGCCCGATCCGTGCACCGGGTTCATCCGGATCCCCGAACTGAGCTGGCGGTGGATCGACCATCCCACCGACGCCGTCACAGCAGGTCAGCGGGTCGTGGGCGAGATCATCGGCATACACACCCGGCGCGGACAGGTTCAGCTGTCATTGAAGGCTCTCCAAGAGGACCCGCTCCTTCCCTTCGCGGACCAAGCAGGCCTTGTCGCCGACGGAATTGCGGGGCTCGTGCACAACACCGAGTTCCGAGACGAGCCCGTCGAGCACCCCAGCCAGATCGTGAGCGAGGGCGACGAGATCACCGTACGGATCGTCGAGGTCGACCTCGTGCGCCGCCGCCTCACCTTGTCCGCCAGAAACCTGCCGCAGAGCGGGAAACGACCTATCTGA
- a CDS encoding BTAD domain-containing putative transcriptional regulator — protein sequence MPLPGARRQRLLAGLLTAANSLVPMGRLIEAVFEDEPPGTAVKQVQNSVSVLRERLNDSERRLIVTEESGYRICVRENELDSLQFTTRLADSRRHAAEGGLERAISVIRSALDLWRGPALDGLGSAALSGPAARLEEQRLGALELCARWRLELGQHQEVVDELSDLVPSHPLREGLHAQLITALDRCGRRAEALHAFHRLSTSLVQELGVGPGAGLQRLHEQILTGHPHPSRPPHPRQHDDTRPGTTLPAPQLRSATTAPAAPRQLPHAIRDFTGRTDHLTALDALLPPGGDELGSGQAVVISALDGSGGVGKTTLAVHWAHRVQHRFPDGTLHTDLRGYGPGRPATPAEVLDDFLVALGVPPAAVPAGTGARSGLYRTLVTGRRMLIVLDNANSAEQVRPLLPGAPGCMVLVTSRDSLSGLVVTEAAHRLTVDVLSRSEATALVVGIIGPHRAAADSAAVDDLVRLCARLPLALRIAAGRSAAHPGITVADIVAELTNEDFALDALSRNQDPRAAVRTVFAWSYDQLTSPQAHLFRHLGLHPGPDISTPAAAALAHLAPREARSLLSALADAHLIEPVAHDRYRFHDLLRAYAAELTHRRDTEQDHQRAREAVLTWYTHTAHTADRQVYPTCTRLTTNPATPPHPHPHADRARAWDWLSTERTNLVVALHHAVDHRLDHHAVQLVDALGFLVLAGAWEDRITTATAALEAARRTGAPDHEANVLLARGEALAHLRRPEAEPDLTRAAELAQDTGNIHLQIAARTELGQVTRRQNRLLEALRHFEDALTLGRGFGPGRWEAVAEGNLADLHADLGNHHQAIEHGTRSAELRHAIGDTDGEACALATVARGWQGTGDHRTALTHARRAVQLGRTSIGSHDETLAPPLTVLATSLHRLGHVTEAVASWREAAQIYTERGLDADADAIHQHIRTATPTQQQPANAKAGAGPAP from the coding sequence GTGCCGTTACCCGGAGCGCGACGTCAGCGGCTGCTGGCGGGCCTGCTCACGGCCGCCAACTCCCTGGTGCCGATGGGCCGACTGATCGAGGCGGTCTTCGAGGACGAGCCGCCCGGTACCGCGGTGAAGCAGGTACAGAACTCCGTGTCGGTACTTCGGGAGCGCCTGAACGACAGCGAACGGCGGCTGATCGTCACCGAGGAGTCCGGCTACCGGATCTGCGTCCGTGAGAACGAACTCGACTCGCTCCAGTTCACCACGAGGCTCGCCGACAGCCGCCGCCACGCAGCCGAAGGCGGCCTCGAACGGGCCATCAGCGTGATCCGGTCTGCCCTGGACCTGTGGCGTGGGCCCGCCCTCGACGGGCTGGGAAGCGCGGCGCTGAGCGGACCGGCCGCTCGACTGGAGGAGCAACGGCTCGGCGCGCTGGAACTCTGCGCCAGATGGCGGCTGGAACTCGGGCAGCACCAGGAAGTCGTCGACGAGCTGAGCGACCTCGTACCCTCGCACCCTCTGCGCGAGGGCCTGCACGCGCAACTCATCACCGCACTCGACCGGTGCGGCCGCCGCGCCGAGGCCCTGCACGCCTTCCACCGCCTGAGTACGTCCCTCGTCCAGGAACTCGGAGTCGGCCCCGGAGCTGGACTCCAGCGACTGCACGAACAGATCCTGACCGGACACCCCCACCCCAGCCGACCGCCTCACCCCCGCCAGCATGACGACACCAGGCCCGGCACAACGCTGCCCGCTCCCCAGCTCCGCTCCGCCACCACCGCGCCGGCCGCCCCCAGACAACTCCCGCATGCCATTCGGGACTTTACGGGCCGCACCGACCACCTGACCGCGCTTGACGCTCTTCTCCCGCCGGGTGGTGATGAGCTGGGCAGCGGACAGGCCGTGGTGATCTCCGCGCTCGACGGCTCGGGCGGCGTGGGAAAGACGACCCTCGCCGTGCACTGGGCCCACCGGGTCCAGCACCGGTTCCCCGACGGAACACTCCACACAGACCTGCGCGGGTACGGGCCCGGCAGGCCCGCCACCCCCGCCGAGGTCCTCGACGACTTCCTCGTCGCGCTCGGCGTCCCGCCGGCGGCCGTACCCGCCGGGACCGGCGCCCGCTCCGGGCTTTACCGCACTTTGGTCACCGGACGGCGCATGCTCATCGTCCTGGACAACGCCAACAGCGCCGAGCAGGTGAGACCGCTGCTGCCGGGAGCCCCCGGGTGCATGGTCCTGGTGACCAGCCGCGACAGCCTGAGCGGCTTGGTCGTCACCGAAGCCGCGCACCGGCTCACCGTTGATGTCCTGAGCCGCTCCGAGGCGACGGCCCTGGTCGTCGGCATCATCGGCCCACACCGCGCCGCGGCGGACTCCGCCGCGGTCGACGACCTCGTCCGCCTGTGCGCCCGGCTTCCGCTGGCACTGCGGATCGCCGCCGGGCGCTCAGCCGCCCACCCCGGAATCACCGTCGCCGACATCGTCGCCGAACTCACCAACGAGGACTTCGCCCTCGACGCGCTGAGCCGGAACCAGGACCCCCGGGCGGCGGTCCGCACCGTGTTCGCCTGGTCCTACGACCAACTGACCTCACCCCAGGCCCACCTGTTCCGGCACCTGGGCCTCCACCCCGGCCCAGACATCTCCACACCTGCAGCCGCAGCCCTGGCCCACCTAGCACCCCGCGAAGCCCGAAGCCTGCTCAGCGCGCTGGCCGACGCCCACCTCATCGAACCCGTCGCCCACGACCGCTACCGCTTCCACGACCTCCTGCGAGCCTACGCAGCCGAGCTCACCCACCGCCGCGATACCGAACAGGACCACCAACGCGCCCGCGAAGCGGTCCTCACCTGGTACACCCACACCGCCCACACCGCCGACCGCCAGGTCTACCCCACCTGCACCCGCCTGACCACCAACCCCGCCACGCCCCCTCACCCCCACCCCCACGCTGACCGGGCACGCGCATGGGACTGGCTGAGCACCGAGCGGACCAACCTCGTCGTTGCGCTCCACCACGCCGTCGACCACCGGCTCGACCACCACGCCGTGCAGCTCGTCGACGCTCTTGGCTTCCTCGTGCTCGCAGGCGCTTGGGAGGACCGCATCACCACCGCCACAGCAGCCCTCGAAGCGGCACGGCGGACCGGCGCACCCGACCATGAGGCCAACGTCCTCCTTGCCCGCGGTGAAGCACTGGCTCACCTGCGACGCCCCGAAGCCGAACCGGACCTCACCCGCGCAGCCGAACTCGCCCAGGACACCGGCAACATCCACCTCCAGATCGCGGCACGCACCGAACTCGGCCAGGTCACGCGCCGCCAGAACCGTCTCCTCGAAGCACTGCGGCACTTCGAGGACGCACTGACACTCGGCCGCGGATTCGGCCCCGGACGATGGGAAGCGGTCGCAGAAGGCAACCTCGCCGACCTCCACGCCGACCTCGGCAACCACCACCAGGCCATCGAGCACGGCACCCGCAGCGCGGAGCTGCGCCACGCCATCGGCGACACGGACGGGGAGGCATGCGCCCTCGCCACCGTGGCCAGAGGCTGGCAAGGCACCGGCGACCACCGCACAGCCCTCACCCACGCCCGGCGCGCGGTCCAACTCGGCCGCACATCAATCGGATCCCATGACGAAACACTCGCCCCGCCGCTGACCGTCCTTGCCACCTCGCTTCATCGTCTCGGACACGTGACCGAAGCAGTCGCCAGCTGGCGGGAGGCCGCCCAGATCTACACCGAGAGGGGACTGGACGCCGACGCCGACGCGATTCACCAGCACATCCGGACGGCGACCCCGACCCAACAGCAGCCTGCCAACGCCAAGGCGGGCGCCGGGCCCGCCCCATGA